One region of Aminobacterium colombiense DSM 12261 genomic DNA includes:
- a CDS encoding DUF370 domain-containing protein — MSYRLVHIGFGNMIVAERIVAIIHPNSAPIKRLKEEAKDQGRLIDATQGRKTRAILVTDSNHVVLSAIQPETIVNRFEEEPDNEENK; from the coding sequence ATGTCTTATCGTTTAGTTCACATAGGGTTTGGTAATATGATTGTGGCAGAAAGGATTGTAGCGATTATCCATCCAAACTCTGCTCCGATCAAACGCTTGAAAGAAGAAGCAAAAGACCAGGGCCGTCTGATCGACGCGACTCAGGGGAGAAAAACGCGTGCTATTCTTGTTACAGATAGCAATCATGTTGTGCTTTCTGCCATTCAGCCTGAAACCATTGTAAATCGATTTGAGGAAGAGCCAGATAATGAAGAAAACAAGTAA
- a CDS encoding YicC/YloC family endoribonuclease — protein MLLSMTGFSRESQTFSWGTLSVEMSTINHRYQDISIRLPRELSYCEPSLNNRLRQSIRRGKIRLSVEVTWSSDLRAVSLDGQILENYYHQIKGLQEKLGNQEAIRLESLLNLPGVTDSASGRESLEEDIEKSLDSMVAKAVDSLQKMRQTEGKDLELDIKTNLESFSSLTGQILQQWEKARDSAVEETRERIKKIFEDNGPAVEESRIAQEIALIADKWDISEELARAQSHIEKFQTVLNSPSSEGRKMDFLIQEMNREVNTVASKVTNAEIRWLAVEAKTALERIREQVQNVE, from the coding sequence GTGCTGTTGAGCATGACAGGTTTTAGCCGGGAAAGCCAGACATTTTCATGGGGAACGCTCTCAGTGGAAATGTCTACAATTAATCATAGGTATCAGGATATCTCCATACGGCTGCCAAGGGAGCTTTCATATTGCGAGCCGTCGCTGAACAATAGATTAAGACAATCTATAAGGCGGGGAAAGATAAGACTTAGTGTAGAAGTTACATGGTCTTCTGATCTTCGTGCGGTTTCTCTTGACGGGCAAATTCTTGAAAACTACTATCATCAGATAAAGGGATTGCAGGAAAAATTGGGAAATCAAGAAGCTATACGACTAGAGTCGTTGCTTAATTTGCCGGGGGTTACTGATTCAGCTTCTGGGCGGGAATCTCTAGAGGAAGATATAGAGAAATCCCTTGATTCTATGGTGGCAAAAGCAGTGGATTCCTTGCAGAAGATGCGTCAGACCGAAGGGAAAGATCTGGAACTGGATATCAAAACCAATTTAGAGAGTTTCTCGTCTTTGACAGGCCAGATTTTACAGCAATGGGAGAAGGCCCGAGATAGTGCCGTTGAAGAAACGCGAGAACGGATCAAAAAAATATTTGAAGACAATGGCCCTGCGGTTGAAGAAAGCAGGATAGCTCAGGAAATTGCTCTCATAGCTGATAAATGGGACATATCAGAAGAATTGGCTCGCGCACAGAGCCATATTGAAAAATTCCAGACAGTGTTGAACAGCCCATCTTCAGAAGGACGGAAAATGGATTTTTTGATTCAGGAAATGAACAGAGAAGTGAACACTGTTGCATCTAAAGTAACGAACGCAGAAATACGATGGCTTGCGGTGGAAGCTAAGACAGCTCTAGAGCGAATACGAGAACAAGTACAGAATGTGGAGTGA
- the hflX gene encoding GTPase HflX produces MIDIDGGARHQRAVVAALDIPAQDYTPRILLDELKMLLVNLNIDVAGEVIQRRDKPDPAYMLGKGKAEESALFCKEVKADLFVCNEQLTPGQRLNLQQILGIEIWDRPFVIMKIFERRARTTEARLQIELAMCQYEIPHLKGLGRQMSRLGAGIGTRGPGETEFERHRRKLERRVRDINERLVKVRKRRTFQRYRREKAGIPTVALTGYTNSGKSTLLQQLSHGRNLYVADQLFSTLDTYVRKVELSDGHDVLVSDTVGFIRDLPPALIAAFRTTLEEISVSSLILLVLDGSMPDVMETLDVVEETLSDIGAGAIPRLIVLNKIDKIDLSLIPFLQTRLQGRSKAKVLPICALSGVGVTELLQEVEYQLFNKMAK; encoded by the coding sequence GTGATTGACATAGACGGCGGGGCGCGTCATCAACGAGCAGTTGTTGCTGCTCTCGATATACCTGCCCAGGACTATACCCCGCGAATCCTTTTAGACGAGCTGAAGATGCTTCTTGTAAATCTGAACATAGATGTGGCAGGTGAGGTTATTCAAAGAAGAGACAAGCCTGACCCAGCCTATATGCTGGGCAAGGGAAAGGCAGAAGAGAGCGCCCTCTTTTGTAAAGAGGTAAAGGCGGATCTGTTCGTTTGCAACGAACAGCTTACTCCGGGACAACGGCTGAATTTGCAGCAAATATTAGGGATTGAGATCTGGGATCGTCCTTTTGTCATTATGAAAATATTTGAGAGAAGGGCGAGAACAACAGAGGCCCGTTTGCAGATAGAGCTGGCCATGTGCCAATACGAAATACCACATCTGAAAGGTTTAGGGCGCCAAATGTCCCGGCTTGGAGCAGGCATAGGTACCCGTGGCCCAGGCGAAACGGAATTTGAGCGCCATCGCCGCAAACTCGAACGACGGGTGCGGGATATTAACGAGAGGCTCGTAAAGGTTAGGAAGAGGAGGACATTCCAACGGTATAGACGTGAAAAAGCGGGAATACCGACTGTAGCACTGACCGGTTATACAAATAGTGGGAAATCTACTCTTTTACAGCAATTGAGTCATGGACGAAACTTGTATGTTGCGGACCAGCTCTTTTCAACTCTTGACACATACGTTCGCAAGGTTGAACTTTCAGATGGACATGATGTGCTTGTTTCTGACACTGTTGGGTTTATACGGGACCTTCCTCCTGCTCTCATTGCTGCTTTCCGAACAACCCTTGAGGAAATTTCAGTATCGTCACTCATTCTCCTCGTTCTTGATGGGAGTATGCCAGATGTAATGGAAACACTTGATGTGGTGGAGGAAACTTTGTCTGATATTGGGGCAGGAGCCATACCTCGCCTCATCGTTTTGAATAAAATAGACAAAATAGATCTTTCATTGATTCCTTTTCTTCAAACTCGCCTTCAAGGCAGAAGCAAAGCTAAAGTGCTTCCTATTTGCGCTCTGTCAGGAGTAGGCGTAACAGAACTATTGCAAGAAGTGGAGTATCAGCTGTTTAATAAGATGGCAAAGTAG
- the gmk gene encoding guanylate kinase codes for MKKTSKRGKLFVISGPSGAGKGTVRKALFEQMPDLVYSISCTTRQPRDGERDGVDYRFLSEEEFKKLVEEKKFLEWAVVHEHLYGTLKSDVEKVLEAGVDVVLEIDVQGALQVKNAFDDSVLIFIMPPSKEELERRLRNRGTEEEDTVQLRLSNALKEMEKMHMYDYVVVNDSVLRAALEIKRIIASYNLECCL; via the coding sequence ATGAAGAAAACAAGTAAGAGGGGGAAGTTGTTTGTAATTTCCGGCCCAAGTGGCGCAGGAAAGGGGACAGTGAGAAAAGCTCTTTTCGAACAGATGCCAGATCTCGTATATTCTATTTCATGCACCACCCGCCAACCAAGGGACGGGGAGAGGGATGGTGTGGATTATCGTTTTTTGAGTGAAGAAGAATTTAAAAAATTGGTCGAAGAGAAAAAATTTCTTGAATGGGCAGTTGTTCATGAGCATTTGTACGGGACTCTAAAGTCTGACGTGGAAAAAGTTCTTGAGGCTGGAGTCGATGTTGTTTTGGAGATAGATGTGCAAGGGGCTCTTCAGGTAAAAAATGCTTTTGATGACTCAGTGCTTATATTTATCATGCCCCCATCTAAAGAGGAGCTGGAACGGAGGCTTCGCAACAGAGGGACTGAAGAAGAGGATACAGTGCAGCTTCGTCTGAGCAATGCCCTTAAAGAAATGGAAAAAATGCATATGTATGATTATGTTGTAGTAAATGATTCTGTTCTTCGCGCGGCCCTGGAAATAAAACGTATTATTGCAAGTTACAACCTTGAGTGCTGTTTATAG